From the genome of Eublepharis macularius isolate TG4126 chromosome 12, MPM_Emac_v1.0, whole genome shotgun sequence, one region includes:
- the VAMP2 gene encoding vesicle-associated membrane protein 2, translating into MSASAAAAPPAVGGEGGGPPPPPPNLTSNRRLQQTQAQVDEVVDIMRVNVDKVLERDQKLSELDDRADALQAGASQFETSAAKLKRKYWWKNLKMMIILGVICTIILIIIIVYFST; encoded by the exons gTCGGCTTCTGCTGCTGCCGCTCCCCCCGCTGTTGGAGGAGAGGGGGGTGgcccccctcctccaccccccaACCTCACTAGCAACAGAAGACTCCAACAAACACAAGCACAAGTGGATGAG GTGGTGGATATCATGCGGGTGAACGTGGACAAGGTCCTCGAGAGGGATCAGAAGCTTTCGGAGCTGGACGACCGTGCTGACGCCCTGCAAGCTGGAGCATCCCAGTTCGAAACCAGTGCCGCCAAGCTCAAGCGCAAGTACTGGTGGAAGAATCTAAAG ATGATGATAATTCTGGGGGTGATATGCACCATTATCTTGATCATTATCATTG TTTACTTCAGCACCTAG